TGAAAACTCCATTGAGGGAAGTGTACATGAAAGCTTGGATTACCTTTTTCATCAGGCTCGCATCCAAGCAGTTGCAGAAATCGTTCAGCCCATTCATCAGCAGTTGATGGCAGTTCCAGGTCAGTCAAAAATTGAGAAGATTTTTTCTCATCCTCAGGCTCTGGCTCAGGGAAAGAAATTCATAGAGGAGCATTATCCAGAAGCCCAGCTTGAAGTGACGGCAAGTACAGCTTATGCAGCTCGCTTTATTGCTGAACATCCAGACCAACCTTTTGCAGCTATTGCCCCTAGAAACTCAGCTAGTGAGTATGGACTGGAGCTAATTGCCGAGAATATTCAAGAGATGGAAGCTAATTTTACTCGTTTTTGGGTTTTGGGTGTAGATTTACCATTCATTCCTTTGAATGCCTATTCAGAAAAAATGAGTTTGGCCTTAACCTTACCGGACAATCTTCCCGGTGCTCTTTACAAGGCACTTTCGACCTTTGCTTGGAGAGGGATTGACTTAACAAAGATTGAAAGTCGCCCTTTGAAAACAGCCTTGGGAGAATATTTTTTCATTATTGATGTGGATTATAGTGCGAAAGAGCTGGTTCATTTTGCCAGACAAGAACTAGAAGCAATTGGAATCCAGTACAAGATACTGGGAACCTACCCTATTTTCACCATAAGGGACCTAGGAAAGGAGAGCCTATGAGCAAAGAAAGCCCTTTAAGTCATCATGAGCAGTTACGCTATGACTACCTTTTTAAGAATATTCATTACCTAAATGACAGAGAAAAGAGAGAATTTGACTATTTAAAAAGAAAAATGGACGGTGGATTTCCCTCTAATGAAGTTGAAAGGGAAAAAAATCTAGGGAAGGACATTGGGATTCCACAGTATTCCAATCAAAGTCGCTCGAATAGACATCAGAAATTTTCCTCTCTTCCAAAAGTGAAAAAGAAGAAACCAAGAAGATTTTTTAAACGAGTTCTAATTTGGCTTTTACTGTTGGTAACTTGTATGGCTGCGGGCATGATTATTATGTTCCTTCGAGGTTTCCAGTCGGCAACTACTAGCAATAAGCCAGCTGATGCAAAAGCGGCACAAGTACAGGTGTTTAATGGTCAAGATACTAAAGACGGGGTGAATATCCTAATCATGGGGACAGATGGTCGGATTGGTCAAAATAGTGCAGAAACTCGCACAGACACGATTATGGTGTTGAATGTTAGTGGTTCGGATAAGAAAATCAAGCTAGTCAGCTTCATGCGTGACAACCTAGTCTATATTGATGGCTACAGTCAGATTGTGAATGGCAAGAAACAAACGGATAATAAACTCAACGTGGCCTATGAACTTGGGGAGCAGGAGGGGCAAAAAGGAGCAGAAATGGTTCGCAAGGTTCTAAAAGACAACTTTGATTTGGACATTAAGTACTATGCTCTAGTGGATTTTCAGGCCTTCGCAACTGCTATTGATACACTATTTCCTGATGGAGTGACTATAGACGCTAAGTTTTCAACGTTAAATGGCCAGCCTCTAACAGAAGCTACAGTTGGAGATGACCTACATGCAACAGAAACGGAATCACCAACTCAAACTATTAAAGTTGGGAAACAGCAGATGAATGGCTCGACCTTGCTCAATTACGCTCGCTTCCGTGATGATGATGAAGGAGACTATGGTCGTACCAAACGCCAGCAGCAAGTCATGTCAGCTGTTCTTGAGCAAATCAAAGATCCAACCAAACTCTTTACAGGATCAGAAGCACTTGGAAAGGTCTTTGGAATGACCTCAACCAATCTACCTTATACCTTCCTGCTGACCAATGGTTTGTCAGTTATCGAAGGTGCACAGAATGGTATTGAAAGATTGACAGTGCCAGAACTTGGCGATTGGGTAGATGCTTATGATGTCTACGGAGGACAAGGTCTACTTGTCGACCAAAACAAATATCGGACTAAACTCGCCCAAATGGGAATGAGATAAGAGGTAGATAAATGAAAATCAAAGCTTCATTCACTGGTGAAAAGAGTGGATTGAGCTTTGATTTTTTACGGTATCTGATGGATTTTTAAGGCTTTTTTATGGTATAATAAAACGATATAACTCGTTATTGGACAGAAGAGGAGAGACATGAGTGATTTGAAAGCGATTCAGGCTCGTAGTCTGGAAATGGCTGAATATTTTGTCGCATTTTGTAAAGAACATGATTTGTTGTGCTATCTCTGTGGAGGGGGTGCAATTGGCGCCCTTCGTAATAAGGGTTTCATTCCTTGGGATGATGACTTAGACTTTTTCATGCCACGAAAGGACTATGAAAAATTAGCAGAACTGTGGCCACGTTATGCAGATGAGCGTTATTTCTTGTCAAAGAGTAACAAAGATTTTGTAGACCGTAACCTTTTTATTACTATTCGTGATAAAGAAACAACTTGTATCAAGCCTTATCAGCAGGATTTGGATTTGCCACATGGTTTAGCCTTGGATGTTTTACCTTTGGACTATTATCCTAAAAATCCAGCTGAGCGTAAGAAACAGGTTCGCTGGGCCTTGATTTATTCCCTTTTTTGCGCCCAAACTATCCCAGAAAAGCATGGTGCAGTCATGAAATGGGGAAGTCGTATCTTACTCGGTTTGACTCCCAAATCTCTACGCTATCGCATTTGGAAAAAAGCTGAGAAAGAAATGACCAAGTACAATCTAGCTGAGAGCGATGGAATCACGGAATTATGCTCAGGTCCTGGCTATATGCGAAACAAGTACCCAATCGCATCCTTTGAAGATAATCTCTTCTTGCCATTTGAAGGAACAGAGATGCCCATTCCAGTCGGTTATGATGCCTATCTCAGAACTGCTTTTGGGGACTATATGACACCACCACCAGCAGACAAGCAAGTACCGCATCATGATGCCATTATAGCAGACATGAACAAGAGCTACACAGAGTACAAGGGAGAATACGGAGCATGATGGGAGAAAAAATTAGCGTCATTGTTCCAGTCTATAATGTAGAAGCCTATCTGGAGCGATGTGTGGAGTCAATTCTTCATCAAACTTATACCAATTTTGAACTAATTCTGATCAATGATGGCTCAACTGATTCCAGCGGACAGATCTGTGATCACTTAGCCTCTCAGCATGAGAATATCAAGATCTATCATCTTGAAAATGCTGGAGTTTCAAATGCGAGAAATACGGGAATCAAGCTGGCGACTGGTGCTTGGATCACCTTTATTGATAGCGATGATTTCGTTACCCAGGATTACCTAGCTACTTTAGCAAGTGCAGTTGAAGGGGTGAATGTAGGCTTTGTTATTGCTCCTCTGCACCATATTAAAAACGGCATTTTGACAGACTTACCTCCTCATTCTGGAAAAAAAGAAATCTGGTCAACAGAAGAAACCATGAAAGAATTATTGATGACCACTAGAACGTCATTTTTTCCAGTTGCTAAACTGTTTAAGAGAGACCTGCTTGCGGATGAAAAGTTTAATACAAATTATCATCTAGCTGAAGATGCCTTATTTCTAACTGAATTGCTACTAAAGACAAGATGTAGTTGTGTGTTTATTGACAAACCAATTTATTATTATGATCATCGTGAGGGAAGTGCGACAACATCTGTTAATCAGCATGTATTTGACACAATAGAAGTTTATAAGCAAATAATCGCTCAAGTTTCACAAGCCTTTCCTAATTTAAAATACGAATTAAAAAATAGAGAATGTTGGTCGTACATCACAGTTTACGATAAAATTATCTTTACTTCATCTGAACAGTATCAAAAGGAGAAAGCTGAGTTGAGGACTTGGATTGTTCAGCATCGACGCGAAATATGGAAGGATGCTTATTTCACTACTTTTCGCAAGGTAGCGATCCTTTCACTTGTCATTTCTCCATGGCTATATAAGAAAGTTGTTGGATTAAAAAACTAATATCATGAGAAGGAGTTGAAAATGAATTTTTCAAAAATGGATGAATACTTTGAAAAATCAAAATTATGGATTGCATATCTGTTTGTTTTTATTTCGATTTTAAGTATGAGTTCACTAGTTTATAAGGTAGCAAATCCAATCTATAAGGGATTGTCAGCGATTGTTGTACTTTATATTTGCTACACATTGTTGTTTAAGTGGAAACAGATTACAGTAGATCGTAAATTTCTATCCTTATTTGGACTCCTATCTGGAAGCCATCTACTGTCGGCAGTATTCAATCGCTCTGGACATTTGATTGGAAATGTGATTGAAATCCTTTTCATGGTAACCTATGTTTTATTATTTGCCATGTTACAATCGGGTCAGCTTAAAAGATTATTTGACTGGATTGCCTATACGGTTCAAATTGTATCTTTTTCTTCAGCAATTTTTGCGTTTGGTTTATTGGTAAGTAGAGTCCTTATCCTATTTAAGATTGGCGAACAATCTTATTACTATGGTGTCATGAATGGACGTCTGTGGGGGATTGTTAATCCTAATGCTAGTGCGATATTTTCATACATTAGCATTATTTTGGCTATATATTTGATCCATAAAGGAAGTAAATATTCTGTTTATCTAAAACTGAACAATGTGATTCAGTTAGTTTACTTCGCTACGATGCAAAGTCGAGGAGCCTTACTTTCTTTACTTCTCATGATTGGACTCTATAGTTTCTTTGCTACTAGAGGAAGTATCGTTAAACGATTCCTCACTTTTATAGTTGCTGGTTTGCTTATTACTGCAACCAACATTGGATTAAGCTATGCAACCTCAATCTATATCGCATCTGAAACTGCGACTGTTTTTGACTTAAACAAAGGACAATCCTACGCTGAGACAGATTCGTCTATCACTAAGAAGAACGGTGAACTCCATCTAATTGAAACAACACCAAGTGGTAGAACCTATATCTGGAAAAATGCCATCAAGATGGGAAGTGCCAAACCAATTTTTGGTTATGGTGTACGGAATGTTCCAGATTACTATACAGAATATTTCAGTAAATTTGAGATTCAAAACTCCCTTATTGGTGGGAATTTCCATAATATTTTTGTAACCATATTTGTCAGTTCGGGAGTTCTAGGCTTGGTATCCTTCCTTCTTATATTGGGTTATGTCATCAAGCGCTTTTTAACGTATTTGATTGTTTCCAAGAAAAATACTGATAAATTGATTATGATCCTTTTCTTTGGTATCTTGTTTGGTCAATTATTTGAGAGTCAGATTATGTATTCAACCAACTTTATCAATATCATCTTTTGGTTGGCAATCGGTTATGGACTAGTGGTTTGCAAACGGGATGAAGGAGTTCGGTATCAAGAAGTAACAGATGTCAGTGAAATTCAACAGATGGAACTTGGAATCATGGGGTACATTCATGAAGTTTGTCAGAAAATTGGTGCCAAGTATTTCTTAGCATATGGAAGTCTGATTGGTGCGGTTCGCCATAAAGGTTTTATCCCTTGGGACGATGATATGGATATTTGCATGCTAAGAGAAGACTATGAGAAACTACAAGATTACCTCATCGCTCATCCTGATGAACGTTATGAAGTCATGTCTTATAAAAATAATCTCAACTATGTCTATCCTTTTATGAAAGTGCAGGATAACCATACCTACTTGCTCGAAGAAGATGTACGAATTGATTCAAATATGGGAATCTATGTGGATATTTTCCCTGTAGATGGTTATGAAGATGATGCGGACTTTAAAAACAAGATGACGAAACTCATAAAGAAACGTCAATTGAGTTGTTACACTTTTAAAGGAATTACAAATACAAAAAGTCTACTGAATTCTTTGATTCGTTATATTTCTGTTGTCATTTTCTATTTCACAAATACGAATAAGTATGTTGAGCAAATTGATGAGCTTGCTAAATCTAGAGCAGTTGCTGACTACGAGCAAGTTGATTATTTAATTTACAAGGATATGAATAAGCCAGTTTGGAAACGTGAGTGGTTAGAACAAGTGATTGTGGGAACATTTGAAGGTAAGGAATTTATGATTCCAAAACACTACCATGAAATTTTGACCTCTGACTACGGAGATTACATGCAATTGCCCCCTCTTGAACAAAGAGTATCTCACCATGATTTTAAACTGTGGAAAATCACTAAAAGTTCTAAGTAAGCAAATCGCAGTTAAAAATTGTTTAAAAAATTAGTCAAAATTAGGAGAATAGAAAGTATGTCTGAGAGAGTTTTAAGTCTTGAAGAAATAAAACAAGTGGAGTTGGATATTTTAAAGTATCTACATGAACTATGTGAACAGCATCAGATTAAATATTTTATTGATTTTGGAACCTTACTAGGAGCTGTCCGCCATAAAGGATTTATCCCTTGGGATGATGATACGGATATTTCCTTAGCGCGAGATGAATTTGAAAAGCTTTATAAGGTTTTAAAAAATGAGAATCATCCCTACTACAAATTGATTTCATTTAGAGAAACAAAAGGCTATCCGTACAGTTATATGCGTGTCCATGATATTAGAACACGTAGAGATGCCAATCTTCTGGACCCGACAGTCGTATTGGGAACTTGCGTTGACATTTTTCCATACGATGGTGTCGTGACGGAGGAAAGTGATTGTAAGAAAATGAAGCTCTATAAACATTTTGTCCGCCTTTCTTCTTTGAATTTCAAAGGAATTAAATCAGAAAATGGGGGGATAAAAAATCTGCCTCGTTATATTGGATCAGCTATTTTTCGCCTAAGTTCTCCACAAACTTGGAATCAAAAATTAGAGAATCTTGCTTTGAAATATAGTGTAAATCAAGCTACAGATCTTACCTGTACGATATTTGATCCAAGTTGTCCAGAGGGAATCAAAAAAGAATGGCTCTATGATCTGATTGATATGCCATACGAAAATATCGTAGTGAAGGCTCCGAGAAAATACCATGAAATTCTTGCCTACGAATTTGGAGCAGACTATATGACTCCACCACCTGTTGAACAGCAGGTTCCAGGAACTGATAAGAATTATTGGATTGATTAGTAAGAGATTGTTTTCATCGAGAAAGGAGTGTTCAAGATGACGAATAAAAAATTAGTTAAATCAGTCAGTTATGGTTTATTTGCTCTCCTTTTTGTGTTGATTGCTTTATCACAACAAGTTAATGCAGACACCATTACTGCTGGTTCAGGCAATCGTATCCATTTCATAAATACTAAAGCAAAATCTGGGAGTGATGCTATCCTTCTGGAAAGCAATGGTCATTATGCCTTGATTGATATGGGGGAAGATTATGACTTTCCTGATGGGAGTGATCCACGCTATCCAAGTCGTTGGGGAATTTCCATGAGAAATTATCAAGTCTTGGAAGACCGTTTGATTCGCCATCTTGATCAGATTGGTGTTAAAAAATTAGATTTTATTATAGGAACTCATGTCCATAGTGACCATATTGGTGGAGCGGACGAAATACTCAATCGATATCAAGTCGGTAAGTTTTATTTGAAAAAATATTCAGATGATCGGATCACAGCAAACTGGGGACTCTGGGATAATCTTTTTAATTACGATAATGCTTTGAGAGCCGCACAAAAACGAGGGGTTACTCTTATTCAGAATATTACAGACGAGGATAGTCACTTTAAATTAGGTGATATGGATATCCAACTCTATAATTATAAAAATGAATATGATGCTGATGGTAACCTGAAAAAAGTTCGAGATGATAACTCAAACTCAATCGTTTCAGTGGTGACTGTGGCAGGAAAGAGAATCTACCTTGGTGGAGATTTGGATAATGCCGAAGGAGCGGAAGATAAGTTAGGTCCAGTTATCGGCAAGGTTGATATGATGAAATGGAATCATCATTATGATGCGACAATTTCAAATACGATTAATTTTCTTGAAAACCTATCTCCAAAGATGATTATTCAGACAACTGGTGGTGATATTAATGTTGCTTCAACCAGAGAATATCTCCAAAAGAAAAATATTCAAGTTCTCAGAGCTTCTAGTCAAACTCAAGACGCTACCGTTTTCGATATTAGTGATAGCGGATTTGCTAATGTTTCTAATCTCTTCCCGGACATCCCTGTAGTTGACGAAAAATGGTATCAAGAAAGTGGCTACTGGAAATATCGTTTAAGTGATGGGGAAATGGCTATCGGTTGGAGAGAGATTGACGGAGCTACTTACTTTTTTAATGGAAAAGGACAGATGCAGGCAGGTCGCTGGCTTCACCTTAATGATGATTGGGGAGAAAATGCTAAGGGGAATGATTACTATCTCAACTCAAATGGTAAAATGCAAACAGGCGGTTGGTTCAAGCTGGATGGTCATTGGTATTATATCCAATCAAATGGTGCTAGACGATTTAGTGAGCTTTCTGAAATTGGAGGGAAGAAATATCTCTTTGCAGCAGATGGAAAGATGTTAACAGGACATCAAGTCTTTAATGGCAAGAAGATGTTCTTTGCAGACAGTGGAGCTTTACAAATTGGTGATAATGTATCAAGTTGGAAAAAGATTGATTCGAACTGGTACTACTATGATGAGAATGGTAATGTAGTCGTTGGTCTAAGGGAGATTAATGGGGAAACCTATTATTTTGATAAAGATGGTATCATGCAGACCGGTTGGAATCGTATTAAGGGATACTGGCGTTACTTTGCTACTTCGGGAGCTATGAAAACTGGTTGGGTCAAGGATCAGGATACTTGGTATTATCTGGACAAAGATGGTATCATGCTCACTGGAAAACAAGATATAAATGGTACTCGTTACTACTTGAACGCTAGTGGTGCCATGCAAACAGGCTGGAAATGGCTAGAGAACAATTGGTATTACTATGCGAACTCAGGAGCTATGAAAACAGGCTGGATTAAGGATAATGAGAAATGGTATTATCTAAATCAAGATGGTATTATGCAGACTGGAAAACAAGAAATCAATGGTACGCGTTACTATTTGAATACCAGCGGTGCCATGCAAACAGGCTGGCAGTGGCTTGATAAACACTGGCATTACTACGCTGACTCAGGAGCTGTGAAAACTGGTTGGTTGAAGGATCAAGGAACATGGTATTATCTTGAAGATCAGGAAGGTATCATGCTGGTCGGTTTCCAACAAGTAGATGGTAAGCAGTATTACTTTAGTGCATCAGGAGCTATGCAAACAGGCTGGAAATGGTTTGATAATCATTATCGTTATTTTGAAGCAAATGGAGCTATGAAAACAGGTTGGATAAAGGATAAAGGAATCTGGTATTATCTCAATCCTGAAGATGGCATCATGTTGGTTGGCCTTCATAAAGTAAATGGTGATCATTATTACTTTGATGACTCAGGAGCTATGCAGACCGGTTGGAAACGAATTGACGGTAATTGGTACTATTTCCAAACAGATGGTTCCTTGTTGAAAAATGCCACCACACCGGATGGTTATAAGGTAAACGAGGAAGGCATTTGGAGACAGGCTGTTGCTGCTGTCAATGGCGAAGCAGATCAGTCAGAGAAGAAGCAAGAAGCTAGTTCCTCTATTGCTGAACAGCCGAAACAAGATTCAAATCTAGAAGCCAACGCTTCGGAAAAGAAAGAAAAAGAATAAATAAGAAACACCCTACTGATAAACGAGCGTTTATCAGTAGGGTGTTCTTTTAGTTTCTTTTGATCTTAGCTAATACTAGGTTCAGTGCATAGTGAAGTGTTTTATCCTTAGCGAGAAAGAGTGTTAAGAGATAGTAGATTCCACAAGTAGCTATGGTAGAAAGAACCATGAGGATCATGTTGAGGTTCACTGTATAGGAACTGATTTGGAAAATCATCTTGAAAATATAGAAGATCGGGATAAATCCAAGGGATATGAGACCATAACGTGTTAAGGTCATAAAGATTTCTTTTAAATTAATTAGTTGATGTTTCTTAATAAAATGAATTTCTAAGAGAACAACGATGGTTTCCGCAATAATGGTCGTAGCAATATAATACTCAGGGGCAAAAATATTATTGATATACAAGATACAGTTGAAGAGGAGATTTGCTCCACCACCAGCAAAGTAGAAAGCAGTCAAGCGGTTCTCGTGGTCATTGATAAAGATAATTTGCTTTCCAAGAATCAATTCAATAGCCCAGATAATGGTTCGAAAGGCGAAGACGCTAGTCACGATACCTGCTTCAAGATACTTTTCAGAAGAGTAGATAACCGTTGCGTATTTGCCCAAAATCATAATCCCAAAACTAGTTGGAATCATGAGAAAATAGAATAAGGATGCTGCTTGATTTACAAGATAATTATAAGAGTTGTAATCCTTTTTCCCGAGGTAGTAGCCGAGACGTGGAATGCTGACACTGATAGCTCCACTTAAGACACCAGCAATCAGCATGACGATGCTATAGGCAATTGTATAATAAGAAATGTAGTTTTCATCTGGTCCCTTGGTGATAAACATTCTATCTAGCAAGGTATAAAGCATATTGGCATTTGCCAAGAGAAGCATAGTAAAGAGTGGTTTAGAAGCCTTAGCTAACTCAATGAAACCAATTTTAACAAAGGAAACTTCTCTCTTAATCCAAAGAAAACTAAGGAGGTAGTTGAGGATAGTGGTCGCAGTCATGACGATAGCATAAGGAACGATATCATCAGCCGTTTTGACAAAGGCAAAGATAGCGACCAGCATAGTAATTCGAATAATCAATGTCTTGTAAAGGATAAAGGCATAGTTTTCATAAGCCTCGTTCATCCATTCGATATTGAGGAATTGGAAGAGAGCCTGGGCCCCTAGGATGTAGTAGAGGACTTTCATGTTCTCAATGCTGGTGTCAAAGAAGATGAAGAGGAAGTAGATACCAGTCGTCAGGAGAGAGGTGAAAACCGAGATATAAAACAACTTAGAAAAAACGTAGTTGATTTTATTCTTGTCATCCTTGACCTTACTGATAGCTCGAATCCCGTAGTTGTAAATACCAAAGGCAGCTAGTGGAATAACAAAGCTAGCCCAGGTATTGGCGGTATTGAAATAACCGTAGTTGGATTTGCTGAGGATTCGCGTCAGATAAGGGTTGGTTATCAGAGGAAAAACGATATTGAGAATATTGACCAGCAAGCTAGCCAATGCATTAACTTTTATATTTTTCATTGAACTTTCTTTCTTAAATCTAAAATCATCTCTAGTATTATATCACATTCCGGCTTTATTCTTTTGATAAAATCGTAAAAATCTAGTATAATAGATAGACTGAAAGTATGAGGTTGTTAGATATGAAGATGAAACAAATTAGTGATACGACACTGAAAATCACGATGACTTTAGATGATTTGATGGATCGGGGAATGGAGATTGCAGATTTTCTCGTTCCTCAGGAAAAAACAGAAGAGTTTTTCTATGCTATTTTAGATGAATTAGAAATGCCAGACAATTTCTTGGATAGTGGCATGCTGAGTTTCCGTGTGACGCCAAAACCAGATAAGGTGGATGTCTTTGTGACCAAGTCTAAGATTGATCAAAATCTGGATTTTGAAGATTTGGCTGACCTACCTGACATGGAAGAATTAGCCCAAATGTCGCCGGATGAATTTCTCAAAACCTTGGAGAAGAGCATTGCAGACAAGACTAAGGATGATATTGAGGCCATCCAATCCCTAGAACAGGTCGAGGCTAAGGAAGAGGAGCAAGAGCAAGCGAACAAGGAGACTGAGAGTAAGAAGGAACCTTATATCTACTATATCTTGCGTTTTGCAAGTCTTGCTGACTTAGTTGCTTTTGCAAAGACTGTTAACTACCAGATGGAAACATCTGAACTCTACAAGATGAATGGACACTACTATTTGACAATCTTGGTCGATGTGGAAAATCATCCTAGTCCATACCCAGCCTGGCTCTTGGCCCGTATGCGTGAATTTGCAGATGATAGTGACATCAGTCGCTCAGTCTTGCAAGAGTATGGTCGCATCTTGATCAATCATGACGCGGTGCTCGGTCTTCAAAAAATTAACAATTAAGAAAGGCGAATCATGGGATTCGTTTTTTCTTTTCTAGACTGAAATAGTGATTTACTATAATAGGAATTTTCACAAAATTCTGTTATAATGGCTATATCAGAAAATTTCGAGGAGA
Above is a window of Streptococcus oralis subsp. dentisani DNA encoding:
- a CDS encoding oligosaccharide flippase family protein — its product is MKNIKVNALASLLVNILNIVFPLITNPYLTRILSKSNYGYFNTANTWASFVIPLAAFGIYNYGIRAISKVKDDKNKINYVFSKLFYISVFTSLLTTGIYFLFIFFDTSIENMKVLYYILGAQALFQFLNIEWMNEAYENYAFILYKTLIIRITMLVAIFAFVKTADDIVPYAIVMTATTILNYLLSFLWIKREVSFVKIGFIELAKASKPLFTMLLLANANMLYTLLDRMFITKGPDENYISYYTIAYSIVMLIAGVLSGAISVSIPRLGYYLGKKDYNSYNYLVNQAASLFYFLMIPTSFGIMILGKYATVIYSSEKYLEAGIVTSVFAFRTIIWAIELILGKQIIFINDHENRLTAFYFAGGGANLLFNCILYINNIFAPEYYIATTIIAETIVVLLEIHFIKKHQLINLKEIFMTLTRYGLISLGFIPIFYIFKMIFQISSYTVNLNMILMVLSTIATCGIYYLLTLFLAKDKTLHYALNLVLAKIKRN
- the mecA gene encoding adaptor protein MecA, whose product is MKMKQISDTTLKITMTLDDLMDRGMEIADFLVPQEKTEEFFYAILDELEMPDNFLDSGMLSFRVTPKPDKVDVFVTKSKIDQNLDFEDLADLPDMEELAQMSPDEFLKTLEKSIADKTKDDIEAIQSLEQVEAKEEEQEQANKETESKKEPYIYYILRFASLADLVAFAKTVNYQMETSELYKMNGHYYLTILVDVENHPSPYPAWLLARMREFADDSDISRSVLQEYGRILINHDAVLGLQKINN